A genomic window from Populus alba chromosome 19, ASM523922v2, whole genome shotgun sequence includes:
- the LOC118052604 gene encoding monooxygenase 2 has translation MEMMEDVVIVGAGIAGLATAVALKRVGVRALVLERSEGLRATGAALTLYPNAWLALDALGVSHKLTPIYALTSMGYVTNVSAGDVQQVHFRVANNGGDGQGIRTVHRKVLLEALAEELPVDSIQFSSKLAVIESEEQGGASIAVIHLEDGTTIKSKVLIGCDGVNSVVARWLGLAEPVHSGRSAVRGLAVFSQGHGFKQEVHQFVDAGKRAGFVPLNDREIYWFLTYNGENMAGDPEQIQKQVLEKYAEKFPSSYLEVVRHADLSTLTWASLKFRQPWGIIFGKLSKGNVTVAGDAMHPMTPDLGQGGGSSLEDAVVVGRHIGNSVKNNGGLIVPGDMAKAIDDYVKERRWRAAFLVTGSYLAGWVHLGGDKWLVKFLRDGIFYKYLFGRISGLVHKDCGKLPAMSFGDMDHSSKKD, from the exons atggaaaTGATGGAGGATGTGGTGATAGTCGGAGCAGGAATTGCAGGGTTGGCAACAGCAGTGGCTTTGAAAAGAGTAGGGGTTCGAGCCCTGGTGTTAGAGAGATCAGAAGGGCTAAGAGCCACAGGTGCAGCCTTGACTCTATATCCAAATGCTTGGCTTGCTCTTGATGCTCTTGGTGTTTCTCACAAGCTCACCCCCATTTATGCTCTTACATCGAT GGGATATGTAACCAATGTTAGTGCTGGAGATGTTCAACAAGTCCACTTCCGAGTGGCCAATAATGG GGGCGATGGACAAGGAATTAGGACAGTTCACCGCAAAGTACTGTTAGAGGCACTGGCAGAGGAATTGCCAGTTGACTCAATTCAATTCTCTTCCAAGCTAGCTGTCATTGAAAGTGAAGAGCAAGGCGGTGCTTCCATTGCTGTTATCCATTTGGAAGATGGAACTACAATCAAATCTAAGGTTCTGATAGGCTGTGATGGGGTGAACTCGGTGGTGGCACGTTGGCTAGGACTGGCAGAACCAGTCCATTCAGGGCGGTCTGCTGTGCGAGGTTTAGCAGTTTTTTCTCAAGGCCATGGATTTAAGCAAGAAGttcatcagtttgtggatgcgGGCAAAAGAGCTGGTTTTGTTCCTCTTAATGACAGAGAAATTTACTGGTTTTTAACCTACAACG GAGAAAACATGGCGGGAGATCCCGAACAAATACAGAAACAAGTACTTGAGAAATATGCAGAAAAGTTTCCTTCATCATACCTGGAAGTGGTCCGGCATGCTGATCTTTCAACGTTAACATGGGCATCGTTGAAGTTTAGGCAGCCATGGGGGATCATATTTGGAAAGCTAAGCAAAGGAAATGTGACGGTAGCTGGTGATGCTATGCACCCCATGACTCCTGACCTAGGACAAGGCGGTGGTTCATCACTAGAAGACGCGGTGGTAGTGGGCAGACACATTGGCAATTCAGTTAAAAACAATGGAGGGCTGATTGTTCCAGGAGACATGGCTAAAGCCATAGATGATTATGTGAAGGAAAGGAGGTGGCGTGCTGCTTTTCTTGTCACAGGATCATATTTAGCAGGATGGGTGCATCTCGGTGGAGATAAATGGTTGGTGAAATTCTTAAGGGATGGAATATTTTACAAGTATCTTTTTGGCAGGATCTCTGGACTTGTGCATAAAGATTGTGGCAAACTTCCTGCTATGTCCTTCGGTGATATGGATCACTCAAGTAAGAAGGACTAG